A window of Spirochaetae bacterium HGW-Spirochaetae-1 genomic DNA:
AGTCCTTTAATCATCACCTCGAAAAAATTATAAAAGGACTGCATACCATTACGCTGAGCCAGATAGCCTCCTTTTATCTCCGGCGCCTGGCAGAGTTGTATGATGCGGGGCAGGCCCCCCTGAGGATCACCCGTGATGATCTGCGCAGAGAACTGGAGGCCGTTGTGTCAAAGACCGCATCCATGGTAAAAGGCCGACGGCTGCCCTATATGGATGAAGGGCTTTTTGATTCACACTATCTTGCGAAAAAGACCGATGCCTTTATAAAATTCTGCCTCGACAAAGGTTATATTTTAAAAAATTCCCAGGGAGATACGCGCATCACCTTTATTGTTAATGCGAAAAGAATTCTGGATATGCATTCCATGAAAACATTCCGGAAACTCAATCCGCTGGGATTCAGCGCCAATGAACTCCTTTCGCTGGGAGAGGATAAAATACGGCATCTCTTCGATGATGTGATAAAAGATATTGTCCCTGCCTAAACAACCAATGAATAAAAAAAGGTCCCGGTTGTTTGGGACCTTTTTTTATTCTGTTTGCAGCCACTATGCTGTTTGTTTATGACGCGTGAATCGGTTTATGACCAGGTATACGACGCCGATGGATAAGGCGAAGAGCAGGGCATCGGTAACCATGAGGATGTAATTTCCCTTTTTCTGGTAATTGAAGAACAGTATCACCAGCGATGCCATGGTGGTGACCATCATGAATATCCCCGGCAGGAGCGTGAAGACAAATTTTTTCCCCCTCATCAGCAGCCAGCTCGAGACGGCAAAGAGGGCCAGGGCAGCCAGCAGCTGGTTGGCTGTACCGAAGATGGGCCACAGGGCGCTGAAGGCATTGCTGTAGGCCAGGACCCACATGAGAATAACTGACAGCCCCGAGTTGAACCAGAATTTTTTCATGATAGCGGGGGGATTTTTAAACAGGATTGCCCAGAGTTCTTCGAAAAGATAGCGGTTAAGGCGGACTGCCGTATCCAGTGTCGTAATGACAAAGCCCTCCACAAGAAGTATGCCGAATACGGTACTCAGGGAGATACGAATACCCAGTGCCTGGTTGAAGAGATGCCCGGCTCCCAGGGCAAAACCCAGGATGGGGTTTGATTTAACGCCGGGGTCCGTAGGCCATACAATTGATTTGTAATCGGCGAAAGAAAGGGTGGCTCCCAGGGCGATAAGTACGCACACTGCCAGGGCGGACTCGAGGAGCATGGCATTGAAGCCGACCTTGCGGGCATCTGTTTCATGTTCAAGCTGCTTGGATGTCGTTCCTCCCGATACAAGGGCATGAAATCCCGATATGGCTCCGCAGGCTATGGTTATGAACATCATGGGCCAGATCAGTCCCAGGCTTTTAACCCCCTCGTCGAGATTGAAATTGGGCATGGATATGACAAAGCCTTCCATGCCTCCCTTCAGTATGGCTACGAACATGAGGATGAGGCCGCCGAAAAGAATCTGCGAGTTGATGAAGTCTCTGGGCTGTAGAATAATCCATACCGGGGCTCCCGCTGCGAGAAAAACATAAACAGAGACAATTATCATCCATGTTTTAGCCGGCAGCGCTATGGGGTGAAGAATGCCCATATATACTGACAGGACGCATATTGCCGTTGCAAGGGGAATGGCGAGAAAAGAAGATATATTTTTTTTATAAATCAGCCATCCGAGAAAAGGCGATAAAAGAGTTATGAAAATAACCGACGTGGAGGCGATGCCGCCGATTTTTCCCATGACCACACCATCCACCGTCACAGTTTTAAGAATGGTGTCGGAATCGGTTACTCCCAGTTTGTCAACAGGCCAGAGCGAAGTGAGGGACATGGATGTGGCATTTAAAAATGACGATGTCACCAGGATTATCATGAGAATGGTAAAGGATATGAAAAGATTGAATCCCGTGTTCCCCATGGTTTTCTTTGCCACTTCCGCCATGGATTTGCCGCCCTCTTTCATGCAGATGAACAGACCGGTGAAGTCGTGAACGGCTCCCATAAATATGCCGCCCAGGACAACCCAGAGCCATGCCGGTATAAAGCCGTATAATATGGCTACCGTGGGGCCCAGGATGGGACCGGCCCCGGCGATGCTGGAAAAGTGGTGGGCAAAAACCACGTAGGCCTTCGTGGGCACATAATCCACGCCGTCATTGACTTTTTGCGCAGGAGTTGGACTGGAATCATCTTCACCCAGTGTTTTTGCTATGAAACGTGCATAAAAACGACCGGCGAAGAGGTACGCAATTATCGCAATTCCAAGATATACGAGAATATTCATAATGGAACCTCTGCAGGATAGTATTTACATGAGCATAAGTTAGTAATGGCAAACCGAATCTTGGCTGTCAAGAATGATATGGGCTGGCCTGGCAATATTTAAAAGGGGGATGGCCCTTTCGGGACACCCCCCTTTAATATCGGATGGAGGTCCTTTGAAAAAATGGATTAAGAGAGCATTATTTTTTTCTGATTAGAATGGCTATAAGGTTATTGTCAAGACCTCTGTTTTTCCTGCGGCATACCGTTCAGTATTGCCTGGGCATAGTCATTGCATCAGTCTGTGTGAGTCTTTTGTAATAATAATTCGGATCAAAGTGCGTCGTGATGCTGATAGCTCCATGAGGGCAGACCGCACCGCAGTCGAAACAAGCGACACAAAGAGTTGCTCCGCGTTTTGTTTTCTCCACGCAGGGGATGCCGTATTTACCGCCGCTTGCCTTCCCTGACAGGATGTCCATTTTTGTTACGGTTTCAGTCGACAGGCATCCTCCGGGGCAGATGGAAATGCAGATGCCGCACTCTCTGCATGTATTCGCATCGAAGATAAGATCACCGGAGTTGATCCCCCGGGGTGTATCGTAATCGGGAATCCGCAGTCTATCGAGAAGTGAATATTTAATCTTTTTCATATTATTCTCCCTGGTTGTCAAAAATAGGCTGTCCGCCGCTGCCTTTTCTATACCATTCCACTACCTGGGTCTCCCGGGGAACCATGCCGTCGGCCCGGGGTTTCTGCCAGCCCAGTGCCATGCAGACTTCAAGGCGGTAGGGGAATTTAATGCCGAACTGTTTTCTCCATTTCGGATAGTACATGAGCAGCTTGATCAGTCCTATCCAGCAACTGCCGGCTCCCAAACTATGGGCTGTGAGGGCCATGTTCTGACCGCAGATACCGATGTCGATGGCAGGCACAGAAACACCGCGCTTATCTTCTACAAGAAGGATGATAGTGGGGGCGCCGTGGAAAATAAGGGTTTTTCCCTGGGCTATCATGGACAGCAGACTGAAAGGGACGGCATGCAGTTCATTAGGAAGGACCCTGATGGATATTTTAGCCATGGGTTTGGTTATGAAACGTCTGAGTCGGCCGCCTCGTGTGTAATCCAGCAGGAACATGAAGAGCTTGGCTATCCGCAGTGCGTCCTTCTCCATTTTTGCCAGTATTTCCGGGTCATTTACTACGATAAAGCGCCAGGGCTGCATATTGCCCGCCGAAGGAGCGAACCTTCCGGCCTCGAGAATTCTCCGGATCATACTGTCGGGCAGCGGTTCCTTTTTGAAAGACCGGATGCTTCTCCGTTCCATGATTATTTTTTCAACGGCGTTCCACGGCATTCCTTCTCTGTATGTGCCAATCGGCGAAAAAGTTTCACTTGGTGCATTCA
This region includes:
- a CDS encoding nitroreductase, with the protein product MNAPSETFSPIGTYREGMPWNAVEKIIMERRSIRSFKKEPLPDSMIRRILEAGRFAPSAGNMQPWRFIVVNDPEILAKMEKDALRIAKLFMFLLDYTRGGRLRRFITKPMAKISIRVLPNELHAVPFSLLSMIAQGKTLIFHGAPTIILLVEDKRGVSVPAIDIGICGQNMALTAHSLGAGSCWIGLIKLLMYYPKWRKQFGIKFPYRLEVCMALGWQKPRADGMVPRETQVVEWYRKGSGGQPIFDNQGE
- a CDS encoding carbon starvation protein A gives rise to the protein MNILVYLGIAIIAYLFAGRFYARFIAKTLGEDDSSPTPAQKVNDGVDYVPTKAYVVFAHHFSSIAGAGPILGPTVAILYGFIPAWLWVVLGGIFMGAVHDFTGLFICMKEGGKSMAEVAKKTMGNTGFNLFISFTILMIILVTSSFLNATSMSLTSLWPVDKLGVTDSDTILKTVTVDGVVMGKIGGIASTSVIFITLLSPFLGWLIYKKNISSFLAIPLATAICVLSVYMGILHPIALPAKTWMIIVSVYVFLAAGAPVWIILQPRDFINSQILFGGLILMFVAILKGGMEGFVISMPNFNLDEGVKSLGLIWPMMFITIACGAISGFHALVSGGTTSKQLEHETDARKVGFNAMLLESALAVCVLIALGATLSFADYKSIVWPTDPGVKSNPILGFALGAGHLFNQALGIRISLSTVFGILLVEGFVITTLDTAVRLNRYLFEELWAILFKNPPAIMKKFWFNSGLSVILMWVLAYSNAFSALWPIFGTANQLLAALALFAVSSWLLMRGKKFVFTLLPGIFMMVTTMASLVILFFNYQKKGNYILMVTDALLFALSIGVVYLVINRFTRHKQTA